A single genomic interval of bacterium harbors:
- a CDS encoding sulfatase-like hydrolase/transferase translates to MTGLRQEDSSRAWRVRDRVPGMEALILLLAAAIAHTLAFNRDSILWFVKGNPGQALALGALQTVMFWGLSLTLSLQAWLMGLVLPLLALVSCIVSYFVSTFEIRAFGPNTVALAWETNWEEAAGFLSRELLIQAGITVVASVLLVLVSIRSLKRFPRKRRLLLIGGCLALCAVPHLLTKLPMGLPFEALAHSASYLVEKKRLEQLMERRAELSLPPAQSSDEEMLVVLILGESARADHLQINGYPRPTTPKALELGLVSFRDVTSCGTTTRTAVPCMLTRASQGDPSLAVRETSLISVFKAAGFQTAWISNQSFLGKANTVVSAIAKEAHTIHYNYPQADNVLMSFTDQELLEPLEQALASGSGKTLIVLHTVGSHWLYDHHYPDEFRVFRPVCARRSPKSCTLEEIINSYDNSILHTDHFISQVIERVKHSKAMVWYVSDHGESLGEEGRWGHGQAEEIPEQRKVPMLVWASPRYMETHGGSWRNLLARGKMPLSHDNLFHSLIDCAGVRSEVVDRHLSLCQETSEESQGSK, encoded by the coding sequence GTGACGGGTTTGAGGCAGGAGGATTCCTCGAGGGCCTGGAGAGTCCGAGACAGGGTGCCTGGCATGGAGGCACTCATCTTGCTTCTGGCTGCTGCAATAGCGCATACCTTGGCCTTCAACAGGGACTCCATTCTGTGGTTTGTCAAGGGGAATCCAGGCCAGGCCTTGGCCTTGGGGGCTCTGCAGACAGTGATGTTCTGGGGGCTGAGTCTGACCCTTTCATTGCAGGCCTGGCTCATGGGACTGGTGCTTCCCTTGCTGGCCCTGGTGAGCTGCATTGTGAGCTATTTTGTCTCTACCTTTGAGATCCGGGCCTTTGGACCCAACACCGTGGCTTTGGCTTGGGAGACCAATTGGGAGGAGGCAGCGGGGTTTCTGAGCAGGGAGCTTCTGATCCAGGCCGGCATCACAGTGGTGGCCTCCGTGCTCCTAGTGCTGGTGAGCATCAGGTCTCTTAAGCGTTTTCCCAGAAAAAGAAGGCTGCTTCTCATTGGAGGCTGTCTTGCACTTTGCGCTGTGCCTCACCTGCTGACAAAACTACCCATGGGCCTTCCGTTTGAAGCTTTGGCCCACAGTGCATCTTACCTGGTCGAGAAAAAAAGGCTTGAGCAGCTCATGGAGAGAAGGGCAGAGCTTTCCTTACCCCCTGCCCAATCCTCGGATGAGGAGATGCTCGTTGTACTCATCCTGGGGGAGTCTGCCAGAGCGGATCATCTCCAGATAAATGGATATCCCAGGCCCACAACACCCAAGGCCCTGGAGCTGGGATTGGTGAGCTTCAGGGATGTCACCTCTTGCGGCACCACCACCCGCACCGCTGTGCCCTGTATGCTCACCAGGGCCAGCCAGGGGGACCCAAGCCTCGCAGTGAGAGAGACTTCCCTGATCTCTGTTTTCAAGGCCGCAGGTTTCCAAACGGCCTGGATCTCCAACCAGAGCTTTCTGGGCAAAGCCAACACCGTGGTCTCGGCCATAGCAAAAGAGGCCCATACTATCCACTACAATTATCCGCAGGCAGACAATGTGCTCATGAGTTTCACTGATCAGGAGCTTCTAGAGCCCCTGGAGCAGGCCTTGGCAAGCGGCTCAGGCAAGACTCTCATAGTATTGCATACGGTGGGTAGCCACTGGCTTTATGATCATCACTATCCGGATGAATTCAGGGTCTTCAGGCCAGTTTGTGCCAGGAGGTCTCCCAAATCATGCACCCTGGAGGAGATAATCAACTCATATGACAACAGCATACTTCATACGGACCATTTCATCTCCCAGGTGATAGAGAGGGTGAAGCACAGCAAGGCCATGGTCTGGTACGTTTCGGACCATGGGGAGTCCCTTGGGGAGGAAGGCAGATGGGGGCACGGCCAAGCTGAAGAAATACCCGAGCAAAGGAAGGTGCCCATGTTGGTGTGGGCATCCCCAAGGTATATGGAGACGCACGGGGGAAGCTGGAGAAATCTCCTGGCCAGGGGAAAAATGCCTTTGAGCCATGACAACCTGTTTCACAGCCTGATAGATTGTGCCGGGGTGCGCTCAGAGGTGGTGGACAGGCACCTGAGTCTGTGCCAGGAGACTTCAGAGGAATCCCAAGGGAGCAAATAG
- a CDS encoding histidine triad nucleotide-binding protein: MKEILEDSREPTLGQKEVQGCVFCRIIKGESPAEFLYRGQDVVIFKDIRPEAPVHLLVVPTRHIPSVNELSRGDSQILGEMFLRAKETAQALGIAKRGYRLILNVERGGGQLIFHLHMHLLGGW; the protein is encoded by the coding sequence GTGAAAGAGATTCTGGAAGATAGCCGGGAGCCCACCTTGGGCCAAAAGGAGGTCCAAGGCTGTGTATTCTGCCGGATAATAAAGGGAGAAAGCCCGGCAGAGTTCTTGTACAGGGGCCAAGACGTGGTCATATTCAAGGACATAAGGCCAGAGGCGCCCGTGCACCTTTTGGTTGTGCCCACCCGACACATACCTAGTGTGAACGAGCTCTCAAGGGGGGACTCCCAGATCCTGGGCGAGATGTTCCTAAGGGCCAAAGAAACAGCACAGGCTCTGGGCATAGCCAAAAGAGGCTACAGGCTTATCTTGAATGTGGAGAGGGGAGGGGGACAGCTCATCTTCCATCTGCACATGCACCTCCTGGGAGGTTGGTGA
- a CDS encoding universal stress protein: MGYKKIVCAVTGSEASERAALEAAFLARESQAPLVFLYAVDASFVHGMTVEVRPEFAEKSLEHMGRQILERMEEIARKEGVQAKGLLKRGRLMDVIKKVVLEEGADLLVLGKEKPSFFEKVLFKQEEVEDHVDELRKRTSVEVMLVK, from the coding sequence ATGGGCTACAAGAAAATAGTGTGCGCGGTGACGGGCTCAGAGGCCTCGGAGAGGGCTGCTTTAGAAGCTGCTTTTCTGGCCAGGGAGAGCCAGGCCCCTTTGGTTTTCCTTTATGCGGTGGATGCTTCCTTTGTGCATGGCATGACCGTGGAGGTGCGCCCGGAGTTCGCGGAGAAGTCCTTGGAGCATATGGGTCGCCAAATCCTGGAGAGGATGGAGGAGATAGCCAGAAAAGAGGGTGTACAGGCAAAGGGGTTGCTCAAGAGGGGCCGTCTGATGGACGTAATAAAAAAGGTGGTCTTGGAAGAAGGGGCCGATCTTCTGGTTTTGGGCAAGGAAAAACCCTCTTTTTTCGAGAAGGTGCTCTTCAAGCAGGAGGAGGTGGAGGACCATGTGGATGAGCTGCGCAAAAGGACCTCGGTGGAGGTGATGTTGGTCAAGTGA
- a CDS encoding ArsB/NhaD family transporter — MRRWVGVAGSFSLLMGILFGGLCWAGDEKKSALGPLDILIVNGSVKTAQGKGIGDAQIKFFLEGKQLDLEEARSSELGTYQVELRLPKGSLPGAKVEMEVQRPSFKPWGPVRLERIFEDHMDQEGNKVYVAHQSLRLERTLSPAFWIAAAVLVAVYGLIALEVMHRTLAALLGASALLFVTYTAGTFFPGYSILSFEEAIKAIDMNVIFLLMAMMIIVGVLKRTGVFQWIAYKSFQVARGNVYILSALLMFVTAICSAFLDNVTTMLLIIPVTVEVCVTLKINPVSLLIPEAFASNVGGTATLIGDPPNIMIGSYAKLSFMDFVTNLTIICFICLAFSILYCLAWYRKEYAKAQVGNVEEMIQRLREQYQITDRKLLTQGGVILFTTIFLFIIHGALHMEPSIAAMIGAAVLLVVSGVNIVEMLEHEIEWPTLIFFMMLFVVVAGAEHTGLIQMIADWVKDVSGGSLVMAIIMILWVSAIVSAIVDNIPFTATMLPIVAYLTGVIPGAQGGVLWWALALGACLGGNGTMIGASANVVTVGMAEKAGYSISFMEYAKVAFLPMLVTIALGMGWLLLVEI; from the coding sequence ATGAGACGCTGGGTTGGTGTTGCAGGTTCTTTTTCTTTGCTGATGGGGATTCTTTTTGGGGGCCTTTGCTGGGCAGGGGATGAGAAGAAAAGCGCCTTGGGGCCCCTGGATATCCTTATTGTGAACGGATCTGTGAAGACGGCCCAGGGTAAGGGCATAGGAGACGCACAGATAAAGTTCTTTCTGGAAGGCAAGCAGCTGGATCTGGAGGAGGCTCGCAGCTCTGAGCTGGGCACTTATCAAGTGGAGCTTAGACTTCCCAAAGGTTCACTGCCTGGGGCCAAGGTGGAGATGGAGGTTCAGAGGCCTTCTTTCAAACCCTGGGGGCCTGTGCGGCTGGAAAGAATCTTTGAAGACCATATGGATCAGGAAGGCAACAAGGTTTATGTGGCTCATCAGAGCCTCAGGCTGGAGAGGACCCTCTCTCCGGCATTTTGGATAGCCGCAGCCGTTCTTGTGGCAGTATACGGACTCATCGCCCTGGAGGTCATGCACAGGACCCTGGCGGCACTGCTTGGGGCTTCGGCCCTTTTGTTTGTTACTTATACGGCCGGCACTTTTTTCCCGGGTTACTCCATTCTCTCCTTTGAAGAGGCCATAAAGGCCATAGACATGAATGTGATATTCTTGCTCATGGCCATGATGATCATAGTGGGGGTATTAAAGAGAACTGGGGTGTTCCAGTGGATAGCTTATAAGAGCTTTCAGGTGGCCAGGGGCAATGTTTACATCCTTTCAGCGCTTCTCATGTTCGTAACTGCCATTTGTTCAGCCTTTCTGGACAATGTCACCACAATGCTCCTGATCATTCCAGTGACCGTGGAGGTGTGCGTGACCCTCAAGATAAACCCCGTGAGCTTGCTCATTCCAGAGGCCTTTGCATCCAACGTGGGTGGAACCGCCACCTTGATCGGAGACCCTCCCAACATAATGATAGGCTCCTATGCAAAACTCTCCTTCATGGACTTTGTGACCAACCTGACCATAATCTGCTTCATCTGCCTGGCCTTCTCAATCCTTTATTGCCTGGCCTGGTACAGAAAGGAGTATGCCAAGGCCCAGGTGGGAAATGTGGAGGAGATGATCCAGAGGCTTAGAGAACAGTACCAGATCACGGACAGAAAGCTCCTCACCCAAGGCGGGGTGATCCTGTTTACCACCATATTTCTCTTCATCATCCACGGAGCCCTTCACATGGAACCCAGCATAGCCGCCATGATAGGGGCCGCGGTGCTTTTGGTCGTAAGTGGGGTAAACATAGTTGAGATGCTGGAGCACGAGATCGAATGGCCCACCTTGATCTTCTTCATGATGCTCTTCGTTGTGGTGGCTGGGGCAGAGCACACAGGGCTCATACAGATGATAGCGGACTGGGTCAAAGATGTCTCGGGCGGATCCCTTGTGATGGCCATCATCATGATTCTTTGGGTCTCTGCTATTGTCTCGGCCATAGTAGACAACATTCCCTTCACCGCCACCATGTTGCCCATAGTGGCATATCTGACCGGGGTGATCCCAGGTGCCCAAGGGGGTGTTCTATGGTGGGCTCTGGCTCTGGGGGCTTGCTTGGGGGGCAATGGCACCATGATCGGGGCCAGCGCCAATGTGGTCACAGTGGGAATGGCTGAAAAGGCAGGCTATTCCATATCCTTCATGGAATATGCCAAGGTGGCATTCCTGCCCATGTTGGTCACCATAGCTCTCGGCATGGGATGGCTTCTTCTGGTGGAGATTTGA
- the moaC gene encoding cyclic pyranopterin monophosphate synthase MoaC, which translates to MPHLTHLDDKGRPRMVDVGAKEPTHREALAFGCVRMHPQTLQAILGGQVPKGNVMVVAQLAGIQAAKKTWELIPLCHPLALTSIEVNLEPDHSLPGIIIKARIQAVDRTGVEMEALTAVSAAALTIYDMCKALDKDMVLSEIRLEFKSGGKSGTYSRKQP; encoded by the coding sequence ATGCCCCATCTCACCCACCTGGATGACAAGGGTCGCCCACGCATGGTGGATGTGGGGGCCAAAGAGCCCACCCATAGGGAGGCCTTGGCTTTCGGATGCGTGCGCATGCATCCCCAGACCCTCCAGGCCATACTGGGAGGCCAAGTCCCCAAGGGCAATGTTATGGTAGTGGCTCAACTGGCAGGCATCCAGGCGGCCAAGAAGACCTGGGAGCTGATCCCCCTTTGTCATCCCCTGGCCTTGACCTCCATAGAGGTGAATTTGGAGCCAGATCACTCTCTTCCCGGCATAATAATAAAGGCCAGGATCCAGGCTGTGGACAGAACAGGTGTGGAGATGGAAGCCCTTACGGCCGTAAGTGCCGCTGCCTTGACCATATATGACATGTGCAAGGCTTTGGACAAGGACATGGTCTTGTCTGAAATCAGGCTGGAGTTCAAATCAGGTGGGAAAAGCGGGACATACAGCAGAAAACAGCCCTAG
- a CDS encoding TatD family hydrolase, whose amino-acid sequence MRDPFDPHWTLVDVHAHLYGEAFARDLEQVLERARRAGIQCILAVSETLEDAEEILELSQREPMVRPCAGLHPESASEQDLSAMLSFIRAHSTELAAIGEVGLDYWVAKDQRAREIQRKVLASQVALALELDLPLNVHSRSAGRHTIEALKELGAQKVLLHAFDGRASSAAIGLEAGYYFSVPPSLVRSPQKQKLVRSLPLERLLLESDCPVLGPTVQERNEPANLRITCAEIARIKGVSEEQVARITTENALKLFPKALSH is encoded by the coding sequence ATGAGAGATCCATTTGATCCCCACTGGACTCTTGTGGATGTACACGCACATCTGTACGGAGAAGCCTTTGCCAGGGATTTGGAGCAGGTGCTGGAAAGGGCCCGCAGGGCAGGTATCCAGTGCATCCTGGCTGTAAGCGAGACCCTGGAAGATGCCGAGGAAATCCTAGAGCTCTCTCAAAGAGAGCCCATGGTAAGGCCTTGTGCAGGACTTCATCCAGAGTCTGCAAGTGAGCAAGATCTCTCAGCAATGCTTTCTTTCATAAGGGCGCACTCCACAGAACTGGCTGCCATTGGAGAGGTGGGGCTGGACTACTGGGTGGCCAAAGATCAGAGGGCAAGGGAGATCCAGAGAAAGGTGCTTGCATCTCAGGTGGCCCTGGCTCTGGAGTTGGATCTTCCCTTAAACGTGCACTCTCGCTCTGCTGGCAGGCACACCATAGAGGCCTTGAAGGAGTTGGGAGCCCAAAAAGTCTTATTGCACGCCTTTGACGGAAGAGCCTCTTCAGCGGCCATCGGGCTTGAGGCAGGCTATTACTTTTCCGTGCCTCCCTCCTTGGTGAGATCCCCCCAGAAGCAGAAGCTAGTTCGAAGCCTTCCCCTGGAAAGACTTCTCCTGGAGTCCGATTGCCCGGTTCTGGGCCCCACGGTTCAGGAGAGAAACGAACCAGCAAATCTCAGGATCACATGCGCAGAAATAGCCAGGATCAAAGGTGTGAGTGAAGAGCAGGTGGCTCGCATCACCACAGAAAACGCCCTAAAACTTTTCCCCAAGGCCCTTTCCCATTGA
- a CDS encoding acetoacetate--CoA ligase: MTKKTPLWEPSEQRKAKANITRFIDQVNRKYGKSFKDYWELYDWSVAEIPDFWAAVWEFVQIQSSAPYERVVEDLKRFPGTKWFPGARLNFAQNLLRYRDDQVAFKFVGETQKRAQMTYAELYDTVARLANSLKKLGIKPGDRVVGYMPNLMETAIAMLAATSIGAVWSSCATDIGAQAALDRLGQVEPRVMFTVDGYFYKGKVFDSFGNAVEVARNIPSLQKVIVVNYAGGKADLKALPNAVAYEEFLSETKGLEIPFEQLPFEHPVYIMFSSGTTGKPKCMVQSAGGILINHLKELIIHTDLKRQDTIFYITTCSWMMWNWLLSSLGAGATVVLYDGNPMHPDAGAMWKLAQDLNITVFGLSASYVNALRAQGVSPGKQYDLCALQQISQTGSPLSAEGFEYVYREIKKDLHFNSISGGTDINGCFAIGSPILPVYAGELQSPALGMKVKAYDEKGNHVWDQQAELVCEAPAPSMPIHFWNDPDGSKYRAAYFEVYPGVWRHGDYIVMHSDTRGITFYGRSDAVLKPSGVRIGTAEIYNQVEKLPEIADSLAIGQNWQGDQRIILFVKLNEGYSLTQELKDKIKRTLREKASPRHVPAIIMEMPGAPYTLNMKKVESAVTNIIHGRPVTNRDALANPEVLDYFESILPELQK, encoded by the coding sequence GCTGTGTGGGAATTTGTGCAGATTCAATCCTCGGCACCCTACGAGAGAGTTGTGGAGGATCTAAAGAGGTTTCCTGGAACCAAGTGGTTTCCTGGGGCCAGATTGAATTTCGCCCAGAACCTGCTGCGCTACAGGGACGATCAGGTGGCCTTCAAGTTTGTTGGGGAGACCCAAAAGAGGGCTCAGATGACTTACGCAGAGCTTTACGACACGGTGGCCCGTTTGGCTAACTCCCTAAAAAAGCTTGGGATCAAGCCGGGGGACAGGGTGGTTGGTTACATGCCCAATCTCATGGAGACTGCCATTGCCATGTTGGCTGCCACAAGCATAGGGGCGGTCTGGTCTTCCTGCGCCACAGACATAGGTGCCCAGGCCGCCTTGGACCGTTTGGGTCAGGTGGAACCCAGGGTCATGTTTACGGTGGATGGTTACTTTTACAAGGGAAAGGTCTTTGACTCCTTTGGGAATGCCGTTGAGGTGGCCAGAAACATCCCCTCCCTCCAGAAGGTAATTGTGGTGAATTATGCGGGTGGCAAGGCTGATCTCAAGGCCCTGCCCAATGCCGTGGCTTATGAGGAGTTTCTCTCTGAGACCAAAGGCCTGGAGATCCCCTTCGAGCAGCTTCCTTTTGAGCATCCTGTTTACATAATGTTTTCCTCTGGCACCACTGGAAAGCCCAAGTGCATGGTGCAATCAGCCGGAGGCATTCTCATCAATCATCTCAAGGAACTAATCATCCACACGGATCTCAAGAGGCAGGACACCATCTTCTACATCACCACATGCAGCTGGATGATGTGGAACTGGCTTCTGAGCTCCCTGGGAGCCGGGGCCACGGTGGTGCTCTACGATGGCAATCCCATGCATCCAGATGCAGGGGCCATGTGGAAACTGGCCCAGGATCTCAATATAACGGTGTTCGGGCTAAGTGCAAGCTATGTCAATGCGTTGAGGGCTCAAGGAGTCAGTCCCGGCAAGCAGTATGACCTTTGCGCTCTCCAGCAGATATCCCAAACAGGATCTCCCCTTTCTGCCGAGGGGTTTGAGTACGTTTACAGGGAGATAAAGAAGGACCTGCACTTCAATTCCATATCAGGAGGAACGGACATAAACGGCTGCTTTGCCATAGGAAGCCCCATTCTGCCCGTTTACGCAGGGGAACTCCAAAGCCCTGCCCTGGGCATGAAGGTGAAGGCTTACGACGAGAAGGGAAACCACGTCTGGGATCAGCAGGCTGAGCTGGTGTGCGAGGCCCCAGCCCCCTCCATGCCTATCCATTTCTGGAATGATCCTGATGGCTCCAAGTACAGGGCAGCCTACTTCGAGGTTTACCCAGGAGTGTGGCGTCACGGAGATTACATTGTGATGCATAGCGACACCAGGGGCATCACCTTCTACGGCCGCTCAGACGCTGTTTTGAAACCCTCGGGGGTTCGCATAGGGACCGCCGAGATCTACAACCAGGTGGAGAAGCTTCCCGAAATAGCAGACAGCCTGGCCATAGGGCAGAATTGGCAGGGTGATCAAAGAATCATACTCTTCGTGAAACTAAACGAAGGCTACAGCCTCACCCAGGAGCTGAAAGACAAGATAAAGAGGACTTTGAGGGAAAAGGCCTCTCCCAGGCATGTGCCTGCCATCATAATGGAGATGCCCGGGGCTCCTTACACACTCAACATGAAGAAGGTGGAAAGCGCGGTCACCAACATCATCCATGGAAGACCGGTGACCAACAGGGATGCCCTGGCCAACCCCGAGGTGCTGGATTACTTCGAGAGCATCCTTCCTGAGCTCCAAAAATGA